A section of the Methanosarcina mazei S-6 genome encodes:
- the nadC gene encoding carboxylating nicotinate-nucleotide diphosphorylase has protein sequence MFIREIESFIEEDLGYDDVSCTIVPDRPAEAIIFTKEDCTVAGIDEAVSIFYYFGIQAETDFKDGDQLKKGDIIFRLKGGAVSILRAERISLNFLGHLSGIATLTRKCMDIARKHSETVRVACTRKTTPGIRKFEKLAVAAGGGDTHRFNLSDAVMIKDNHVKLMGIEAAIKEARKTSFTRKIEVEVESAEDAVFAAELGADIIMLDNMQPDGVKETISILNGKGLRESVLIEASGGISLENLEAYAKTGVDVISMGLLIHRSRWIDVSLEIVRPES, from the coding sequence ATGTTTATCAGAGAAATTGAAAGCTTCATAGAAGAAGACCTTGGGTACGATGACGTTTCATGCACTATTGTCCCGGACAGGCCTGCTGAAGCCATTATTTTTACGAAAGAAGACTGCACGGTTGCAGGGATAGATGAGGCAGTATCAATATTTTATTATTTTGGGATTCAGGCTGAAACTGATTTTAAAGATGGGGACCAGCTAAAGAAGGGAGACATAATTTTCAGGCTTAAGGGAGGAGCCGTTTCCATTCTAAGGGCAGAGCGCATCAGCCTCAACTTCCTGGGACACCTCAGCGGAATTGCAACCCTGACAAGAAAATGCATGGACATTGCTAGAAAGCACTCTGAGACTGTGAGGGTCGCCTGCACAAGAAAGACAACTCCCGGAATCAGGAAATTCGAAAAGCTGGCTGTTGCCGCAGGTGGGGGAGATACACACAGGTTTAACCTCTCGGATGCGGTCATGATAAAAGATAACCATGTGAAACTTATGGGGATAGAAGCCGCAATCAAAGAAGCCCGGAAAACCAGCTTTACACGGAAAATTGAGGTTGAAGTTGAATCTGCAGAAGATGCGGTCTTTGCCGCAGAGCTGGGAGCTGACATAATAATGCTTGACAATATGCAGCCTGATGGGGTTAAAGAAACTATTTCCATACTTAACGGAAAAGGGCTCAGAGAATCAGTTCTTATAGAAGCTTCAGGAGGGATTTCTCTGGAAAACCTGGAAGCTTATGCAAAAACAGGAGTGGATGTAATATCCATGGGCTTACTGATCCACAGATCAAGATGGATAGATGTCAGCCTGGAAATAGTCCGCCCTGAGAGCTAA
- the nadA gene encoding quinolinate synthase NadA: protein MQQADLTKRINELKLKRNAVILSHYYSRPEVQDIADFVGDSLALSQEAVRQDADVIVFCGVHFMGESAAILSPNKTVLLPEIDATCPMADMVNVEGLKILKEKHPEAPVVSYVNSSAAIKAESYICCTSANAVEVVNSLDADEVIFVPDKNLAAYVASRTDKKIIPWEGHCPTHHQILREDVLKMKEKHPRAEFIAHPECRPDVLELADHVASTRGMIVHAERSPAKEFIIGTECGLIHGLLKAVPEKTYYCVSEFACCPSMKMVNLEKVLTSLEKMQQRVIVPEDVRARAKEALDRMLAVKIN, encoded by the coding sequence ATGCAGCAAGCAGACCTTACAAAAAGGATTAATGAATTGAAGTTAAAACGAAACGCAGTAATTCTTTCTCATTATTATTCACGCCCCGAAGTCCAGGACATTGCAGATTTTGTCGGTGACTCCCTTGCCCTGAGCCAGGAAGCCGTACGCCAGGACGCTGATGTTATTGTCTTCTGCGGCGTCCATTTTATGGGGGAAAGCGCTGCAATCCTTTCCCCTAATAAAACGGTTTTGTTGCCTGAAATTGATGCTACCTGCCCGATGGCAGATATGGTCAATGTTGAAGGCCTTAAAATATTGAAAGAAAAACACCCTGAAGCCCCTGTTGTCTCTTATGTAAACAGCTCGGCTGCAATAAAGGCAGAATCCTATATATGCTGCACCTCTGCCAACGCTGTGGAAGTTGTAAACTCCCTGGACGCAGACGAGGTCATCTTTGTGCCTGACAAGAACCTGGCTGCTTATGTTGCGTCCCGGACTGACAAGAAAATCATTCCCTGGGAAGGGCACTGCCCGACACACCACCAGATCCTTCGGGAAGATGTCCTGAAAATGAAAGAAAAGCATCCTCGGGCTGAATTTATAGCTCATCCCGAGTGCCGCCCTGATGTCCTTGAACTTGCAGACCATGTGGCAAGCACGCGGGGCATGATCGTACACGCAGAGAGATCGCCTGCAAAGGAGTTTATAATAGGTACGGAGTGCGGGCTTATTCATGGGCTTCTTAAAGCAGTTCCTGAAAAAACATACTACTGCGTCTCTGAATTTGCCTGCTGCCCGAGCATGAAAATGGTCAACCTTGAAAAAGTCCTGACTTCCCTTGAAAAAATGCAGCAAAGAGTAATTGTTCCCGAAGATGTTAGAGCCAGGGCAAAAGAAGCCCTTGATAGAATGCTTGCAGTAAAAATAAATTAA
- a CDS encoding thioredoxin family protein, with protein sequence MNGSSIIEFEDMTWSQQVEDSKKPVVVMFYSPACPYCKAMEPYFEEYAKEYGSSAVFGRINIATNPWTAEKYGVQGTPTFKFFCHGRPVWEQVGQIYPSILKNAVRDMLQHGEECIRKSTPVGQDITGYV encoded by the coding sequence TTGAACGGAAGCAGTATAATCGAATTTGAGGACATGACCTGGAGCCAGCAGGTTGAGGATTCCAAAAAGCCCGTTGTTGTGATGTTTTACAGCCCTGCATGCCCATATTGCAAAGCTATGGAACCATATTTTGAGGAATATGCTAAGGAATACGGTTCTTCGGCAGTTTTTGGCAGAATAAATATAGCAACAAACCCGTGGACTGCAGAAAAATACGGGGTTCAGGGCACTCCTACCTTCAAGTTTTTCTGCCATGGAAGACCTGTATGGGAACAGGTAGGCCAGATCTATCCTTCAATACTGAAAAATGCTGTCCGGGATATGCTTCAGCACGGTGAGGAATGCATAAGAAAAAGCACCCCTGTAGGGCAGGACATTACAGGATACGTATAA
- a CDS encoding RNA ligase partner protein: MLKQRFVLDTTALTDLQTREVMGYTSLCEGMKTILDLIAEARLHFGISCYVPYPSVYKEMYEFASRNGCDREVVAKIDTWLVKKSPDRYRVDVTSQIFHEYVSYMRERINRGMGVAEDAIWEAATECLFMENPQNKKKEYREEVEREVIGGIIGKFRNKYRAALRYGILDSAPDIDVLILAKELDAAVIASDYGIEKWAEQLGVRFVPANTFPMMIKEYLRHGPEVVKEQEDEDRKRIDYSDDADFI, encoded by the coding sequence ATGCTTAAGCAGAGATTTGTGCTGGACACAACGGCACTGACGGATCTGCAGACCAGGGAGGTTATGGGTTATACATCCCTCTGTGAAGGGATGAAAACGATACTCGACCTTATAGCCGAAGCCCGCCTGCATTTCGGGATAAGCTGTTATGTCCCTTATCCATCGGTATACAAAGAGATGTACGAATTTGCAAGCCGTAACGGTTGCGACAGAGAGGTAGTTGCGAAGATAGATACCTGGCTCGTAAAAAAATCTCCTGACCGATATAGAGTGGATGTAACCTCACAGATTTTCCATGAATACGTCTCTTACATGAGAGAAAGGATTAACCGCGGGATGGGAGTTGCGGAAGATGCAATATGGGAAGCTGCAACCGAATGTCTCTTTATGGAAAATCCGCAAAATAAGAAAAAAGAGTACAGGGAAGAGGTTGAAAGAGAGGTTATAGGGGGAATAATCGGCAAATTCAGGAACAAGTACAGAGCAGCTCTGAGATACGGGATTCTTGACAGTGCTCCGGATATTGATGTCCTGATCCTTGCAAAAGAACTTGATGCTGCAGTCATAGCAAGTGACTATGGAATTGAAAAATGGGCAGAGCAGCTCGGAGTACGCTTCGTGCCTGCAAACACCTTCCCAATGATGATTAAAGAATACCTCAGGCACGGCCCGGAAGTTGTAAAAGAACAGGAGGACGAGGATAGAAAGAGAATTGATTATTCGGATGACGCGGACTTCATTTAA
- a CDS encoding geranylgeranylglycerol-phosphate geranylgeranyltransferase — translation MSAGIRTYLELMRYKNCLMAGFAAAIGTLIAFNILISGTSTPNFEDAFPFLDAGLVFLVVFLVSGAGNAINDYFDIKIDSINRPERPIPSGRVKAKEAFYFSYLLFALGTLIAFSINSICGSIALFNSLLLILYAKTLKGTPLLGNLSIGYLTGSVFLFGASIFGFGGIKALSVLFLLAALAITAREIVKDIEDMEGDSLEGADTLPLRIGAKKAGYLAVLTGLLAVILSPLPYFMSVLGLRYIYLVSLADLGFLAAIIQLLVRNNPTKSSKLFKIAMFFALIAFIAGV, via the coding sequence ATGTCTGCCGGAATACGAACATATCTTGAGCTCATGAGGTACAAAAACTGCCTGATGGCAGGTTTTGCAGCAGCAATAGGAACTTTAATAGCGTTTAATATCCTCATTTCCGGAACTTCAACTCCAAATTTTGAGGATGCTTTCCCCTTTCTTGATGCAGGCTTAGTATTTCTGGTGGTATTTTTAGTCTCGGGCGCAGGAAATGCGATTAACGATTACTTTGACATCAAAATAGACTCTATCAACCGCCCTGAAAGACCCATCCCTTCCGGGAGGGTAAAAGCAAAAGAGGCTTTTTATTTTTCTTACCTTCTGTTTGCTCTTGGCACTTTGATTGCTTTTTCCATAAATTCTATATGCGGGTCAATTGCTCTTTTTAATTCCCTGCTATTGATCCTCTATGCAAAAACCCTTAAAGGCACTCCCCTTTTAGGAAACCTGAGTATAGGCTACCTTACAGGCTCCGTTTTTTTATTCGGGGCTTCAATTTTTGGATTCGGAGGAATTAAGGCCCTTTCCGTACTTTTCCTGCTTGCTGCTCTTGCCATTACAGCCCGTGAAATAGTAAAGGACATTGAGGACATGGAAGGCGACAGTCTGGAAGGAGCAGACACCCTGCCCCTGAGGATCGGGGCAAAAAAAGCGGGTTATCTTGCGGTGCTTACAGGGCTCCTTGCAGTAATTTTAAGCCCTCTGCCTTATTTCATGTCTGTCCTTGGCCTGCGTTACATTTATCTTGTCTCTCTGGCAGACCTCGGATTTCTTGCAGCCATTATACAGCTCCTCGTCCGAAATAACCCCACTAAATCCTCTAAACTGTTTAAAATAGCCATGTTTTTTGCCCTCATCGCGTTCATTGCAGGGGTATGA
- a CDS encoding aspartate dehydrogenase, whose product MLKIGIIGCGFIGGQICRAIDSGEIDAELYALCDSSESKAFGLAKSLNTCKPAYMKIEELISSVDLVVESASQNAVRFIVPQALKAGCSVMVLSVGALADKELRETLFGLAKKHNCKLYFPSGAVVGIDGINSAHAAGISSVTLTTRKPPSGLMGAPYVVEHGIELEKLEKETILFEGTASEAVKAFPANVNVAATISLAGIGFERTMVRVIADPSLSRNIHEINVQGEFGKFCTKVENLPSPENPKTSYLAALSAISTLKKILNPVQIGT is encoded by the coding sequence ATACTGAAAATAGGAATTATTGGTTGCGGTTTTATTGGCGGACAGATTTGCAGAGCAATTGACAGCGGAGAGATTGATGCTGAGCTATATGCCTTATGTGACTCTTCTGAAAGCAAAGCCTTTGGTCTTGCAAAGTCCCTGAATACCTGCAAGCCTGCATATATGAAGATTGAAGAACTTATTAGCAGTGTAGACCTTGTTGTTGAAAGCGCTTCTCAGAATGCTGTCAGGTTTATCGTACCTCAGGCCCTTAAAGCCGGATGCAGTGTAATGGTGCTGAGTGTGGGTGCTCTTGCAGATAAAGAATTGAGAGAAACTCTTTTCGGGCTTGCAAAAAAGCATAACTGCAAGCTTTACTTCCCCTCGGGTGCCGTTGTCGGAATCGATGGTATTAATTCAGCGCATGCCGCCGGGATTTCTTCTGTTACCCTGACAACCAGGAAACCTCCTTCCGGACTTATGGGGGCCCCTTATGTTGTGGAACATGGCATAGAACTTGAGAAGCTCGAAAAAGAGACCATTCTTTTTGAAGGGACTGCCTCAGAAGCCGTAAAAGCCTTCCCCGCAAACGTTAACGTTGCAGCCACTATAAGCCTTGCAGGTATAGGTTTTGAAAGGACGATGGTGAGAGTTATAGCTGATCCGTCCCTTTCGAGGAACATTCATGAAATTAATGTACAAGGAGAGTTTGGGAAATTCTGTACAAAGGTAGAAAACCTTCCTTCTCCGGAAAATCCTAAAACAAGTTATCTTGCAGCCCTTTCTGCGATCTCAACCCTGAAAAAGATACTTAATCCTGTCCAGATAGGAACCTGA
- a CDS encoding PGF-pre-PGF domain-containing protein encodes MASAADDIGGDSGSSDAVDTGDSDSETESSDSDSDSGDSEKFNLRDLGSKYFSWRNSDPEDSSSDDDETSEEDEKSGDDEQSGNDETSSEDETSGGDVPSDNGETSGEDDQSGNDETSGGDIPSVNDETSGEDDQSGNDETSGGDIPSDEDDSTDDNPADDGSETDDSGTGSPSTDNPETENSEVSDTSSSNSGSGSSSSSDSSSTANPAAGSDPGSTANPESGPDSGDTANPDTGSSSGSSPDSDSGSSGMGSGISTEPATNIAIKELATRNVMSGYHVKYEFPQNVTCITYIEYDAERTFRKTTTVVEVLRDKSTLVKVLPRGEVYKHVNIWVGENAAGLPTSLKNGLVGFKVEKKWMEKNNVSESFITLQWYNRGWEPLDTIKTGEDEKYVYFESETPGYSFFAITEYEGEETELQKTLRSLAGSKKDGTAREPMKAAKMLLAIALPLFLVVAGYCVLKKKI; translated from the coding sequence ATGGCATCTGCTGCAGATGATATTGGAGGAGACAGTGGAAGTTCGGATGCCGTGGACACAGGAGATTCAGACTCAGAAACTGAAAGTTCGGACTCAGATTCGGACTCTGGAGATTCAGAAAAATTTAACCTGAGAGATCTGGGTTCAAAATACTTTAGCTGGAGAAATTCGGACCCGGAAGATTCCTCCTCAGATGATGATGAGACATCAGAAGAAGATGAAAAATCTGGAGACGATGAACAATCCGGCAACGATGAAACATCCAGTGAAGATGAAACATCAGGTGGAGATGTACCATCAGATAACGGTGAAACATCCGGTGAAGATGATCAATCTGGAAACGATGAAACATCAGGTGGAGATATACCATCAGTTAACGATGAAACATCAGGTGAAGATGATCAATCTGGAAATGATGAAACATCAGGTGGAGATATACCATCCGATGAAGATGACTCAACAGATGATAATCCAGCGGATGATGGTTCAGAAACAGATGACTCAGGAACAGGGAGCCCCAGTACTGACAATCCAGAAACAGAAAACAGCGAGGTAAGTGATACTTCCAGCTCTAATTCCGGCTCTGGTTCGAGTTCCAGTTCAGATTCCAGTTCTACCGCAAATCCAGCTGCAGGTTCAGATCCCGGTTCTACCGCAAATCCAGAATCCGGCCCAGATTCCGGTGATACTGCAAATCCGGATACCGGTTCCAGTTCCGGTTCAAGCCCAGATTCAGACTCCGGCTCCAGCGGCATGGGAAGCGGAATCTCTACCGAGCCTGCCACAAATATTGCTATAAAGGAGCTTGCTACCAGAAACGTGATGAGTGGTTATCATGTCAAATACGAATTCCCGCAAAATGTTACATGCATAACATATATCGAATACGATGCTGAAAGGACATTCAGGAAAACAACAACAGTTGTTGAAGTCCTTAGAGACAAATCCACTCTTGTCAAGGTACTTCCTCGTGGAGAAGTATATAAGCACGTAAATATCTGGGTAGGAGAAAACGCAGCAGGACTCCCAACTTCCCTTAAAAACGGACTCGTAGGGTTTAAAGTTGAGAAAAAATGGATGGAAAAGAATAATGTTAGTGAATCCTTTATAACCCTTCAATGGTATAATAGAGGCTGGGAACCTCTTGATACTATAAAAACAGGAGAGGACGAAAAATACGTCTATTTTGAATCGGAAACCCCTGGTTATTCCTTCTTTGCAATAACAGAGTATGAGGGAGAGGAAACTGAATTGCAGAAAACTTTGAGAAGCCTGGCAGGTTCAAAAAAGGACGGCACAGCCAGAGAACCTATGAAAGCAGCTAAAATGCTTCTGGCAATTGCTCTACCACTGTTTTTGGTTGTTGCAGGATACTGTGTGTTAAAGAAAAAAATATAA
- a CDS encoding methionine adenosyltransferase, whose product MRNIVIEELKASEVYRQKVEVVERKGLGHPDYICDAIMEQISVNLSQKYLETFGTILHHNIDKGMLVAGQVEGKFLGGRVVSPMRLIIGDRATFEYEGTEIDVSGLAVDTAKEWFSEKLRFVDAESVIYQVELKKGSAELTDIFSRGGKVLGANDTSAAVGYAPLSSTERLVLETERYLNSRGFKKEYPESGEDIKVMGLRHKENVHLTVAAPFVDMYVESEDDYFKKKIELHDRIEEFTAGFAEKERTEPEACICARPTASLNTLDMPGRGMEGIYTTVTGTSAEDADCGEVGRGNRVNGIIPLNRPVSSEAAAGKNPVSHIGKIYNLLSHRIAAEIYRQVPDVSEVYVWLLSEIGTPIDQPQIATAQLIMKKGAADDVEKEAAEVIEKELDDIHSFSMELVAGKRPIC is encoded by the coding sequence TTGAGAAATATTGTTATAGAAGAGTTGAAAGCTTCGGAAGTCTACCGGCAAAAGGTAGAGGTTGTTGAAAGAAAAGGGCTCGGGCACCCGGACTATATCTGCGATGCAATTATGGAACAGATTTCCGTAAACCTGAGCCAGAAATACCTTGAGACTTTCGGAACCATCCTGCACCACAACATAGACAAGGGTATGCTTGTTGCAGGGCAGGTAGAAGGAAAATTTCTGGGGGGAAGGGTTGTAAGCCCTATGAGGCTGATAATCGGAGACAGGGCAACCTTCGAATACGAAGGGACCGAGATCGATGTTTCCGGGCTTGCTGTTGACACGGCAAAAGAATGGTTCTCGGAAAAACTCCGTTTTGTGGACGCTGAAAGTGTCATTTACCAGGTTGAACTTAAAAAGGGATCTGCAGAACTTACTGACATCTTCAGCAGAGGTGGGAAGGTACTCGGGGCAAACGATACCTCTGCAGCGGTCGGATATGCGCCTCTGAGCTCAACGGAGAGGCTGGTGCTAGAGACCGAGCGCTACCTTAACTCAAGGGGGTTCAAGAAAGAATATCCGGAGTCGGGAGAAGATATAAAGGTCATGGGGCTCAGGCATAAAGAGAATGTTCACCTCACGGTTGCTGCTCCTTTTGTGGACATGTATGTTGAATCTGAAGATGACTATTTTAAAAAGAAGATAGAACTTCACGACAGGATAGAAGAGTTTACTGCCGGGTTTGCGGAAAAAGAAAGAACTGAGCCTGAAGCCTGCATATGTGCAAGACCCACGGCTTCCCTTAACACCCTTGACATGCCTGGAAGGGGGATGGAAGGAATTTACACAACAGTTACCGGAACTTCTGCAGAAGACGCAGACTGCGGAGAGGTGGGGCGTGGAAACCGCGTAAACGGGATAATTCCTTTAAACCGCCCTGTAAGCAGTGAGGCTGCAGCAGGGAAAAACCCCGTGAGCCACATAGGAAAGATCTATAATCTCCTCTCCCACAGGATAGCCGCAGAGATTTACAGGCAGGTGCCTGATGTCTCGGAGGTATATGTCTGGCTCCTGAGTGAGATCGGAACCCCTATTGACCAGCCCCAGATTGCAACTGCCCAGTTGATAATGAAAAAAGGTGCAGCGGATGACGTTGAAAAAGAGGCAGCAGAAGTTATAGAAAAAGAACTTGACGATATCCATTCCTTTTCAATGGAACTTGTAGCAGGGAAGAGACCTATCTGCTGA
- a CDS encoding disaggregatase related repeat-containing protein, whose protein sequence is MITNKKLNSLSLAAAALILYLILFSYTSSAATTICNVESTNYQPPEDSEEIVSEIGVSDNRLREASPDTVYKDSSFIDVGGMNNVRYRDILQFDLSKYTSNSRITNAVLSLYWYYPTGKTRPEDTVIEIYRPATSWKLFPWDQDYISWNKEDKDDAWRNAGGDWYDKNGILQGNTPYATITIKGSTLPDNRYYELDVTDLVEEYVIGKYENTGILIKARTESNNYIAFYSSDWTDENQRPKITVTEEKLPYEINIIQIFTLGSANDPNIYDDMIVYEDRDNGKTDIYAYELSGHLYMISKSGTANSPAIYGDKIVWMEDRNGKSDIYMYNISTSQETQISTNGTALGNGDSGPDIYKDTIVWEELNDTYRSNHDTYRSNLIIHNLSTQQNTQIPISNKNLYSFAIHDDKIVVCSGVTSVTYQPSIIDMYDLSTQETTRIISGGLHSSAIYDNRIAYLEKSDRYNIYVYDLYVYDLSTQQGIQVSTSGNACNPIIYSLPSIYNDRIVWGKFFQNGMSNIYMYDLSNSKETQITTSGNAMYPDIYGDTIVWIDHEDIYTDKNDIFVGTVSEGKYIISEIGVSDNRLREASPDTVYKDSSFIDVGGMNNVRYRDILQFDLSKYTSNSRITNAVLSLYWYYPAGKTRPEDTVIEIYRPASSWNLDYVSWNKKDKNVAWEKPGGDWYDKNGILQGNTPYATITVKGSFPPGDKYYELDVTDLVKEYTSGKYENTGFLIKARTENNNYIAFYSSDWTDENQKPKITVVEKEVPVVTVTGATDNRLREASPNTVYSDTSFIDIGGMNNVRYRDIIRFDLSEYKGDTSIEKAALYLYWYYPAGKTRPEDTVIEIYRPASSWNSDYVSWNKRDNGVVWTSPGGDWYDKNGVLQGGTPYATITIRGSSPPDNKYYKLDVTDLVKEYTSGKYENTGFLIKAHTESNNYIAFYSSDCGNESQVPKLQLVYS, encoded by the coding sequence ATGATAACTAACAAAAAGCTGAATTCGCTATCTTTAGCAGCAGCAGCTCTGATTTTATATTTAATTCTTTTTTCATATACATCATCAGCAGCTACAACAATTTGTAATGTTGAAAGCACCAATTATCAACCTCCCGAAGATTCTGAGGAGATAGTTTCCGAAATAGGAGTATCTGACAACCGTTTGCGTGAAGCATCTCCTGACACCGTCTACAAGGATTCATCCTTTATTGACGTAGGCGGAATGAATAATGTCAGATACAGAGATATATTGCAGTTTGACCTAAGCAAATATACCAGTAACTCCCGGATTACTAATGCGGTTCTTTCACTCTACTGGTATTATCCAACGGGTAAAACAAGACCAGAAGACACTGTAATTGAGATTTACAGGCCGGCAACTTCATGGAAACTATTCCCATGGGACCAAGACTATATAAGCTGGAATAAAGAAGACAAAGATGATGCTTGGAGGAATGCGGGTGGAGACTGGTATGATAAAAATGGTATTTTGCAGGGTAATACTCCATATGCTACAATAACCATCAAAGGCAGTACCCTTCCTGACAACAGGTACTATGAGCTGGATGTAACAGACCTGGTAGAGGAGTATGTTATCGGCAAATATGAAAACACAGGAATCCTTATAAAAGCACGCACAGAGAGCAATAACTATATCGCTTTCTATAGCAGTGACTGGACAGATGAAAACCAGAGACCTAAGATTACTGTGACTGAAGAGAAACTACCTTATGAAATTAATATAATTCAGATCTTCACTCTTGGATCAGCGAATGATCCTAATATTTATGACGACATGATAGTGTATGAGGATAGAGACAATGGAAAAACTGACATATATGCGTATGAACTTTCCGGCCATTTATATATGATCTCCAAAAGCGGGACTGCTAACTCTCCTGCAATCTACGGTGACAAGATCGTTTGGATGGAAGATCGGAATGGGAAATCCGACATATACATGTATAACATATCTACCTCTCAGGAAACTCAGATCTCAACAAACGGAACAGCATTAGGTAACGGAGATAGCGGTCCTGATATCTATAAAGATACAATAGTGTGGGAGGAACTTAATGACACCTACAGATCCAATCATGACACCTACAGATCCAATCTCATCATACATAATCTTTCCACTCAACAGAACACTCAGATACCCATCAGCAATAAAAATTTATACAGTTTTGCTATCCACGACGATAAGATAGTTGTGTGCTCTGGGGTTACATCGGTTACATATCAACCTTCTATTATCGACATGTATGATCTCTCCACTCAGGAAACAACCCGGATTATCAGCGGAGGACTACATAGCTCTGCAATATATGATAACAGAATAGCATATCTGGAAAAATCAGACCGTTATAATATTTACGTATATGACCTTTATGTATATGACCTTTCCACTCAACAGGGAATTCAAGTTTCCACCAGTGGAAATGCGTGCAACCCTATAATTTACAGCCTCCCTTCAATTTACAATGACAGAATAGTGTGGGGAAAGTTCTTCCAGAATGGAATGTCCAATATCTACATGTATGATCTCTCCAACTCAAAAGAAACTCAGATTACCACCAGCGGAAATGCAATGTATCCTGATATCTACGGTGACACGATAGTTTGGATTGATCACGAGGATATCTACACGGATAAAAATGATATTTTCGTGGGTACTGTCTCAGAAGGGAAATATATAATTTCCGAAATAGGAGTATCTGACAACCGTTTGCGTGAAGCTTCTCCTGACACCGTCTATAAGGATTCATCCTTTATTGACGTAGGCGGAATGAATAATGTCAGATACAGAGATATATTGCAGTTTGACCTAAGCAAATATACCAGTAACTCCCGGATTACTAATGCGGTTCTTTCACTCTACTGGTATTATCCAGCGGGCAAAACAAGACCAGAAGACACTGTAATTGAGATTTACAGGCCGGCATCTTCATGGAACTTAGACTATGTAAGCTGGAATAAAAAAGACAAAAATGTTGCATGGGAAAAACCAGGAGGAGATTGGTACGATAAAAATGGTATTTTGCAGGGTAATACTCCATATGCTACAATAACTGTCAAAGGCAGTTTCCCTCCTGGCGATAAATACTACGAGCTGGATGTAACAGACCTGGTAAAAGAATATACCAGTGGAAAATATGAAAACACCGGGTTCCTGATAAAAGCACGCACAGAGAACAATAACTATATCGCTTTTTATAGCAGTGACTGGACAGATGAAAACCAGAAACCAAAGATTACTGTGGTTGAAAAAGAAGTACCTGTAGTAACTGTTACCGGTGCAACGGATAATCGTTTACGTGAGGCTTCTCCTAATACTGTATATTCCGACACTTCATTTATTGACATCGGGGGAATGAATAATGTCAGATACAGAGATATAATAAGATTTGATCTCAGCGAATATAAAGGTGATACTTCTATTGAAAAAGCAGCCCTTTATCTCTACTGGTATTATCCAGCAGGAAAAACAAGGCCTGAAGATACTGTAATTGAGATTTACAGGCCGGCATCTTCATGGAACTCAGACTATGTGAGCTGGAACAAAAGGGACAACGGTGTTGTTTGGACTAGTCCAGGCGGAGACTGGTACGATAAAAATGGTGTTTTGCAGGGAGGCACCCCATACGCTACAATAACTATTAGGGGTAGTAGCCCTCCTGACAATAAGTATTACAAGCTGGATGTAACTGATCTCGTAAAAGAGTATACCAGTGGAAAATACGAAAACACCGGTTTTCTCATAAAAGCACACACCGAAAGCAACAACTATATTGCATTCTACAGCAGTGACTGCGGAAACGAAAGTCAGGTGCCAAAGCTTCAACTGGTATACAGCTAA